In the Balaenoptera acutorostrata chromosome 7, mBalAcu1.1, whole genome shotgun sequence genome, one interval contains:
- the EPHB6 gene encoding ephrin type-B receptor 6 isoform X1, whose protein sequence is MAAERAAPAGSRVAGMVCGLWVLVLVSSVLALEEVLLDTTGETSEIGWLTYPPGGWDEVSVLDDQRRLTRTFEACHVAGALPGPGQDNWLQTHFVERRGAQRAHIRLHFSVRACSSLGVVGGTCRETFTLYYRQAEEPDSSDSTSSWHLKRWTKVDTIAADESFPASSAWAVGPRGAGQRAGLQLNVKERSFGPLTQRGFYVAFQDTGACLALVAVKLFFYACPSVLRAFATFPETQASGAGGASLVAAVGTCVEHAEPEEDGGGGQAGGSPPRLHCNGEGKWMVAVGSCRCQPGHEPARGDKACQACPRGSYKASAGNAPCSPCPARSLAPDPAAPVCACLEGFYRASSDPPEAPCTAPPSAPQELWFEVQGSVLMLHWRLPQELGGRGDLLFNVVCKECGAGGKGPCRRCRDEVHFDPRQRGLTESRVLVGGLRAHVPYILEVQAVNGVSELSPDPPQAAAVNVSTSHTVPSAVPAVHQVSRASSSITVSWPQPDQANGDILDYQLRYYDQAEDESHSFTLTSETNTATVTQLSPGHIYGFQVRARTAAGHGPYGGKVYFQTLPQGELSAQLPERLSLVVGSILGALAFLLLAAITVLALVFQRKRRGTGYVEQLQQYSSPGLGVKYYIDPSTYEDPCQAIREFAREVDPTYMKIEEVIGAGSFGEVRRGRLQPRGRREQAVAIQALWSGGAESLQTAFLGQAAVLGQFQHPNILRLEGVVTKSRPLMVVTELMELGPLDSFLRQREGQFSSLQLVAMQRGVAAAMHHLSSFAFVHRALAAHSVLVNSHLVCKVARLGHSPQGPSCMLRWAAPEVIAHGKHTTSSDVWSFGIVMWEVMSYGERPYWDMRDQEVLNAIEQEFRLPPPPGCPPGLHLLMLDTWQKDRTQRPHFDQLVAAFDKMIRKPDTLQGAEHSGGSPRDRPSQALLNPAALDFPSLHSPQAWLSAIGLECYQDSFSQSGLHTFSDVAQLSLEDLPTLGITLAGHQKKLLHHIQLLKQHLRPLGSVEV, encoded by the exons ATGGCCGCTGAACGGGCTGCCCCGGCAGGGAGCAGGGTGGCGGGCATGGTGTGTGGCCTGTGGGTCCTGGTGCTGGTGTCCTCAGTCCTGGCTCTGGAAG AGGTATTGCTGGACACCACTGGAGAGACATCTGAGATTGGCTGGCTCACCTACCCACCAGGTGGG TGGGACGAAGTGAGTGTTCTGGATGACCAGCGACGCCTGACTCGGACCTTCGAGGCATGCCACGTGGCCGGGGCCCTTCCCGGCCCCGGGCAGGACAACTGGCTGCAGACACACTTTGTGGAGCGGCGAGGGGCGCAGAGGGCGCACATCCGGCTGCACTTCTCCGTGCGGGCCTGCTCCAGCCTGGGCGTGGTGGGGGGCACCTGCCGAGAGACCTTCACGCTTTACTACCGCCAGGCCGAGGAGCCTGACAGCTCCGACAGCACCTCCTCCTGGCACCTCAAACGCTGGACCAAGGTGGACACGATCGCGGCGGATGAGAGTTTCCCCGCCTCCTCAGCGTGGGCGGTGGGCCCGCGCGGGGCGGGGCAGCGGGCGGGGCTGCAGCTGAACGTCAAGGAGCGGAGCTTCGGGCCCTTGACCCAGCGCGGCTTCTACGTGGCCTTCCAGGACACCGGGGCCTGCCTGGCCCTCGTGGCGGTCAAGCTCTTCTTCTACGCCTGCCCCTCCGTGCTCCGCGCCTTCGCCACCTTTCCTGAGACGCAGGCCAGTGGGGCCgggggggcctccctggtggcggcCGTGGGCACCTGTGTGGAGCACGCAGAGCCCgaggaggatggaggagggggccAGGCAGGAGGCAGCCCTCCCAGGCTGCACTGTAACGGGGAGGGCAAATGGATGGTAGCCGTTGGGAGCTGCCGCTGCCAGCCCGGGCACGAGCCTGCTCGCGGAGACAAGGCCTGCCAAG CCTGCCCCAGGGGGTCCTACAAGGCCTCGGCTGGGAATGCCCCCTGCTCACCGTGCCCTGCCCGCAGCCTCGCCCCTGACCCTGCGGCCCCCGTGTGTGCCTGCCTGGAGGGCTTCTACCGGGCCAGCTCCGACCCCCCAGAGGCCCCCTGCACTG ctcccccatCGGCCCCTCAGGAGCTGTGGTTTGAGGTGCAGGGCTCTGTGCTCATGCTGCACTGGCGCCtgccccaggagctggggggacGCGGGGACCTGCTCTTCAACGTCGTGTGCAAGGAGTGTGGAGCGGGAGGCAAGGGCCCTTGTCGCCGCTGCAGGGATGAGGTGCATTTCGACCCCCGCCAGAGGGGCCTGACTGAGAGCCGCGTGCTCGTTGGGGGGCTCCGGGCACACGTGCCCTACATCTTGGAGGTGCAGGCCGTCAATGGGGTGTCGGAGCTCAGCCCCGACCCTCCCCAGGCTGCAGCCGTCAATGTCAGCACCAGCCACACAG TTCCCTCCGCAGTCCCTGCTGTGCACCAGGTGAGCCGGGCCTCCAGCAGCATCACTGTGTCCTGGCCACAGCCCGACCAGGCCAACGGGGACATCCTGGATTATCAGCTCCGCTACTATGACcag GCAGAAGATGAATCCCACTCCTTCACCCTGACCAGCGAGACCAACACGGCCACCGTGACCCAGCTGAGCCCCGGCCACATCTATGGCTTCCAGGTGCGGGCACGGACAGCCGCAGGCCACGGCCCGTACGGGGGCAAGGTCTACTTCCAGACGCTGCCTCAAG GTGAGCTGTCTGCCCAGCTTCCCGAGAGACTCTCCTTGGTGGTTGGGTCCATCCTGGGGGCGCTGGCCTTCCTTCTGCTGGCGGCCATCACCGTGCTGGCTCTCGTCTTCCAGAG GAAGCGGCGTGGAACTGGCTACGTGGAGCAGCTGCAGCAGTACAGCAGCCCAG GGCTAGGGGTGAAGTACTACATCGATCCCTCCACCTACGAGGACCCCTGCCAGGCCATCCGAGAATTCGCCCGGGAGGTCGATCCCACGTACATGAAGATCGAGGAGGTCATTGGAGCAG GCTCCTTCGGGGAGGTGCGCCGGGGCCGCCTGCAGCCCCGGGGACGGCGGGAGCAGGCCGTGGCCATCCAGGCCCTGTGGAGCGGAGGCGCCGAGAGCCTGCAGACGGCCTTTCTAGGCCAGGCCGCAGTGCTGGGCCAGTTTCAGCACCCCAACATCCTGCGGCTGGAGGGCGTGGTCACCAAGAGCCGGCCCCTCATGGTGGTGACGGAGCTCATGGAGCTGGGCCCCCTGGACAGCTTCCTGCGG CAGCGGGAGGGCCAGTTCAGCAGCCTGCAGCTGGTGGCCATGCAGCGGGGCGTGGCCGCCGCCATGCACCACCTGTCCAGCTTCGCCTTCGTCCACCGCGCACTCGCTGCCCACAGTGTGCTGGTGAACAGCCACCTAGTGTGCAAAGTGGCTCGTCTTGGCCACAGTCCTCAG GGCCCAAGTTGTATGCTTCGCTGGGCAGCCCCAGAGGTCATTGCACACGGGAAACATACAACATCCAGTGACGTCTGGAGCTTTGGGATAGTGATGTGGGAAGTGATGAGTTACGGAGAACGGCCCTACTGGGACATGCGTGACCAGGAG GTACTAAATGCAATAGAGCAGGAGTTCCGGCTGCCCCCACCTCCAGGCTGTCCGCCTGGATTACACCTGCTTATGCTGGACACTTGGCAGAAGGATCGTACCCAGCGACCTCACTTTGACCAGCTGGTGGCTGCGTTTGACAAGATGATCCGCAAGCCAGACACTCTGCAGGGAGCAGAGCACTCCGGCGGGAGCCCCAGGGACAG ACCCTCCCAGGCCCTTCTGAACCCCGCGGCCCTGGACTTTCCCTCTCTGCACTCCCCTCAGGCCTGGCTCTCGGCCATCGGCCTGGAGTGCTACCAGGACAGCTTCTCCCAGTCCGGCCTCCACACCTTCAGTGACGTGGCTCAGCTCAGCCTGGA AGACCTGCCAACCCTGGGCATCACCCTGGCCGGCCACCAGAAGAAGCTGCTGCACCACATCCAGCTCCTGAAGCAGCACCTGAGGCCGCTGGGCTCCGTGGAGGTCTGA
- the EPHB6 gene encoding ephrin type-B receptor 6 isoform X2 translates to MAAERAAPAGSRVAGMVCGLWVLVLVSSVLALEEVLLDTTGETSEIGWLTYPPGGWDEVSVLDDQRRLTRTFEACHVAGALPGPGQDNWLQTHFVERRGAQRAHIRLHFSVRACSSLGVVGGTCRETFTLYYRQAEEPDSSDSTSSWHLKRWTKVDTIAADESFPASSAWAVGPRGAGQRAGLQLNVKERSFGPLTQRGFYVAFQDTGACLALVAVKLFFYACPSVLRAFATFPETQASGAGGASLVAAVGTCVEHAEPEEDGGGGQAGGSPPRLHCNGEGKWMVAVGSCRCQPGHEPARGDKACQACPRGSYKASAGNAPCSPCPARSLAPDPAAPVCACLEGFYRASSDPPEAPCTAPPSAPQELWFEVQGSVLMLHWRLPQELGGRGDLLFNVVCKECGAGGKGPCRRCRDEVHFDPRQRGLTESRVLVGGLRAHVPYILEVQAVNGVSELSPDPPQAAAVNVSTSHTVPSAVPAVHQVSRASSSITVSWPQPDQANGDILDYQLRYYDQAEDESHSFTLTSETNTATVTQLSPGHIYGFQVRARTAAGHGPYGGKVYFQTLPQGELSAQLPERLSLVVGSILGALAFLLLAAITVLALVFQRKRRGTGYVEQLQQYSSPGLGVKYYIDPSTYEDPCQAIREFAREVDPTYMKIEEVIGAGSFGEVRRGRLQPRGRREQAVAIQALWSGGAESLQTAFLGQAAVLGQFQHPNILRLEGVVTKSRPLMVVTELMELGPLDSFLRQREGQFSSLQLVAMQRGVAAAMHHLSSFAFVHRALAAHSVLVNSHLVCKVARLGHSPQGPSCMLRWAAPEVIAHGKHTTSSDVWSFGIVMWEVMSYGERPYWDMRDQEVLNAIEQEFRLPPPPGCPPGLHLLMLDTWQKDRTQRPHFDQLVAAFDKMIRKPDTLQGAEHSGGSPRDRPGSRPSAWSATRTASPSPASTPSVTWLSSAWKTCQPWASPWPATRRSCCTTSSS, encoded by the exons ATGGCCGCTGAACGGGCTGCCCCGGCAGGGAGCAGGGTGGCGGGCATGGTGTGTGGCCTGTGGGTCCTGGTGCTGGTGTCCTCAGTCCTGGCTCTGGAAG AGGTATTGCTGGACACCACTGGAGAGACATCTGAGATTGGCTGGCTCACCTACCCACCAGGTGGG TGGGACGAAGTGAGTGTTCTGGATGACCAGCGACGCCTGACTCGGACCTTCGAGGCATGCCACGTGGCCGGGGCCCTTCCCGGCCCCGGGCAGGACAACTGGCTGCAGACACACTTTGTGGAGCGGCGAGGGGCGCAGAGGGCGCACATCCGGCTGCACTTCTCCGTGCGGGCCTGCTCCAGCCTGGGCGTGGTGGGGGGCACCTGCCGAGAGACCTTCACGCTTTACTACCGCCAGGCCGAGGAGCCTGACAGCTCCGACAGCACCTCCTCCTGGCACCTCAAACGCTGGACCAAGGTGGACACGATCGCGGCGGATGAGAGTTTCCCCGCCTCCTCAGCGTGGGCGGTGGGCCCGCGCGGGGCGGGGCAGCGGGCGGGGCTGCAGCTGAACGTCAAGGAGCGGAGCTTCGGGCCCTTGACCCAGCGCGGCTTCTACGTGGCCTTCCAGGACACCGGGGCCTGCCTGGCCCTCGTGGCGGTCAAGCTCTTCTTCTACGCCTGCCCCTCCGTGCTCCGCGCCTTCGCCACCTTTCCTGAGACGCAGGCCAGTGGGGCCgggggggcctccctggtggcggcCGTGGGCACCTGTGTGGAGCACGCAGAGCCCgaggaggatggaggagggggccAGGCAGGAGGCAGCCCTCCCAGGCTGCACTGTAACGGGGAGGGCAAATGGATGGTAGCCGTTGGGAGCTGCCGCTGCCAGCCCGGGCACGAGCCTGCTCGCGGAGACAAGGCCTGCCAAG CCTGCCCCAGGGGGTCCTACAAGGCCTCGGCTGGGAATGCCCCCTGCTCACCGTGCCCTGCCCGCAGCCTCGCCCCTGACCCTGCGGCCCCCGTGTGTGCCTGCCTGGAGGGCTTCTACCGGGCCAGCTCCGACCCCCCAGAGGCCCCCTGCACTG ctcccccatCGGCCCCTCAGGAGCTGTGGTTTGAGGTGCAGGGCTCTGTGCTCATGCTGCACTGGCGCCtgccccaggagctggggggacGCGGGGACCTGCTCTTCAACGTCGTGTGCAAGGAGTGTGGAGCGGGAGGCAAGGGCCCTTGTCGCCGCTGCAGGGATGAGGTGCATTTCGACCCCCGCCAGAGGGGCCTGACTGAGAGCCGCGTGCTCGTTGGGGGGCTCCGGGCACACGTGCCCTACATCTTGGAGGTGCAGGCCGTCAATGGGGTGTCGGAGCTCAGCCCCGACCCTCCCCAGGCTGCAGCCGTCAATGTCAGCACCAGCCACACAG TTCCCTCCGCAGTCCCTGCTGTGCACCAGGTGAGCCGGGCCTCCAGCAGCATCACTGTGTCCTGGCCACAGCCCGACCAGGCCAACGGGGACATCCTGGATTATCAGCTCCGCTACTATGACcag GCAGAAGATGAATCCCACTCCTTCACCCTGACCAGCGAGACCAACACGGCCACCGTGACCCAGCTGAGCCCCGGCCACATCTATGGCTTCCAGGTGCGGGCACGGACAGCCGCAGGCCACGGCCCGTACGGGGGCAAGGTCTACTTCCAGACGCTGCCTCAAG GTGAGCTGTCTGCCCAGCTTCCCGAGAGACTCTCCTTGGTGGTTGGGTCCATCCTGGGGGCGCTGGCCTTCCTTCTGCTGGCGGCCATCACCGTGCTGGCTCTCGTCTTCCAGAG GAAGCGGCGTGGAACTGGCTACGTGGAGCAGCTGCAGCAGTACAGCAGCCCAG GGCTAGGGGTGAAGTACTACATCGATCCCTCCACCTACGAGGACCCCTGCCAGGCCATCCGAGAATTCGCCCGGGAGGTCGATCCCACGTACATGAAGATCGAGGAGGTCATTGGAGCAG GCTCCTTCGGGGAGGTGCGCCGGGGCCGCCTGCAGCCCCGGGGACGGCGGGAGCAGGCCGTGGCCATCCAGGCCCTGTGGAGCGGAGGCGCCGAGAGCCTGCAGACGGCCTTTCTAGGCCAGGCCGCAGTGCTGGGCCAGTTTCAGCACCCCAACATCCTGCGGCTGGAGGGCGTGGTCACCAAGAGCCGGCCCCTCATGGTGGTGACGGAGCTCATGGAGCTGGGCCCCCTGGACAGCTTCCTGCGG CAGCGGGAGGGCCAGTTCAGCAGCCTGCAGCTGGTGGCCATGCAGCGGGGCGTGGCCGCCGCCATGCACCACCTGTCCAGCTTCGCCTTCGTCCACCGCGCACTCGCTGCCCACAGTGTGCTGGTGAACAGCCACCTAGTGTGCAAAGTGGCTCGTCTTGGCCACAGTCCTCAG GGCCCAAGTTGTATGCTTCGCTGGGCAGCCCCAGAGGTCATTGCACACGGGAAACATACAACATCCAGTGACGTCTGGAGCTTTGGGATAGTGATGTGGGAAGTGATGAGTTACGGAGAACGGCCCTACTGGGACATGCGTGACCAGGAG GTACTAAATGCAATAGAGCAGGAGTTCCGGCTGCCCCCACCTCCAGGCTGTCCGCCTGGATTACACCTGCTTATGCTGGACACTTGGCAGAAGGATCGTACCCAGCGACCTCACTTTGACCAGCTGGTGGCTGCGTTTGACAAGATGATCCGCAAGCCAGACACTCTGCAGGGAGCAGAGCACTCCGGCGGGAGCCCCAGGGACAG GCCTGGCTCTCGGCCATCGGCCTGGAGTGCTACCAGGACAGCTTCTCCCAGTCCGGCCTCCACACCTTCAGTGACGTGGCTCAGCTCAGCCTGGA AGACCTGCCAACCCTGGGCATCACCCTGGCCGGCCACCAGAAGAAGCTGCTGCACCACATCCAGCTCCTGA
- the EPHB6 gene encoding ephrin type-B receptor 6 isoform X3, whose amino-acid sequence MAAERAAPAGSRVAGMVCGLWVLVLVSSVLALEEVLLDTTGETSEIGWLTYPPGGWDEVSVLDDQRRLTRTFEACHVAGALPGPGQDNWLQTHFVERRGAQRAHIRLHFSVRACSSLGVVGGTCRETFTLYYRQAEEPDSSDSTSSWHLKRWTKVDTIAADESFPASSAWAVGPRGAGQRAGLQLNVKERSFGPLTQRGFYVAFQDTGACLALVAVKLFFYACPSVLRAFATFPETQASGAGGASLVAAVGTCVEHAEPEEDGGGGQAGGSPPRLHCNGEGKWMVAVGSCRCQPGHEPARGDKACQACPRGSYKASAGNAPCSPCPARSLAPDPAAPVCACLEGFYRASSDPPEAPCTAPPSAPQELWFEVQGSVLMLHWRLPQELGGRGDLLFNVVCKECGAGGKGPCRRCRDEVHFDPRQRGLTESRVLVGGLRAHVPYILEVQAVNGVSELSPDPPQAAAVNVSTSHTVPSAVPAVHQVSRASSSITVSWPQPDQANGDILDYQLRYYDQAEDESHSFTLTSETNTATVTQLSPGHIYGFQVRARTAAGHGPYGGKVYFQTLPQGELSAQLPERLSLVVGSILGALAFLLLAAITVLALVFQRKRRGTGYVEQLQQYSSPGLGVKYYIDPSTYEDPCQAIREFAREVDPTYMKIEEVIGAGSFGEVRRGRLQPRGRREQAVAIQALWSGGAESLQTAFLGQAAVLGQFQHPNILRLEGVVTKSRPLMVVTELMELGPLDSFLRGPSCMLRWAAPEVIAHGKHTTSSDVWSFGIVMWEVMSYGERPYWDMRDQEVLNAIEQEFRLPPPPGCPPGLHLLMLDTWQKDRTQRPHFDQLVAAFDKMIRKPDTLQGAEHSGGSPRDRPSQALLNPAALDFPSLHSPQAWLSAIGLECYQDSFSQSGLHTFSDVAQLSLEDLPTLGITLAGHQKKLLHHIQLLKQHLRPLGSVEV is encoded by the exons ATGGCCGCTGAACGGGCTGCCCCGGCAGGGAGCAGGGTGGCGGGCATGGTGTGTGGCCTGTGGGTCCTGGTGCTGGTGTCCTCAGTCCTGGCTCTGGAAG AGGTATTGCTGGACACCACTGGAGAGACATCTGAGATTGGCTGGCTCACCTACCCACCAGGTGGG TGGGACGAAGTGAGTGTTCTGGATGACCAGCGACGCCTGACTCGGACCTTCGAGGCATGCCACGTGGCCGGGGCCCTTCCCGGCCCCGGGCAGGACAACTGGCTGCAGACACACTTTGTGGAGCGGCGAGGGGCGCAGAGGGCGCACATCCGGCTGCACTTCTCCGTGCGGGCCTGCTCCAGCCTGGGCGTGGTGGGGGGCACCTGCCGAGAGACCTTCACGCTTTACTACCGCCAGGCCGAGGAGCCTGACAGCTCCGACAGCACCTCCTCCTGGCACCTCAAACGCTGGACCAAGGTGGACACGATCGCGGCGGATGAGAGTTTCCCCGCCTCCTCAGCGTGGGCGGTGGGCCCGCGCGGGGCGGGGCAGCGGGCGGGGCTGCAGCTGAACGTCAAGGAGCGGAGCTTCGGGCCCTTGACCCAGCGCGGCTTCTACGTGGCCTTCCAGGACACCGGGGCCTGCCTGGCCCTCGTGGCGGTCAAGCTCTTCTTCTACGCCTGCCCCTCCGTGCTCCGCGCCTTCGCCACCTTTCCTGAGACGCAGGCCAGTGGGGCCgggggggcctccctggtggcggcCGTGGGCACCTGTGTGGAGCACGCAGAGCCCgaggaggatggaggagggggccAGGCAGGAGGCAGCCCTCCCAGGCTGCACTGTAACGGGGAGGGCAAATGGATGGTAGCCGTTGGGAGCTGCCGCTGCCAGCCCGGGCACGAGCCTGCTCGCGGAGACAAGGCCTGCCAAG CCTGCCCCAGGGGGTCCTACAAGGCCTCGGCTGGGAATGCCCCCTGCTCACCGTGCCCTGCCCGCAGCCTCGCCCCTGACCCTGCGGCCCCCGTGTGTGCCTGCCTGGAGGGCTTCTACCGGGCCAGCTCCGACCCCCCAGAGGCCCCCTGCACTG ctcccccatCGGCCCCTCAGGAGCTGTGGTTTGAGGTGCAGGGCTCTGTGCTCATGCTGCACTGGCGCCtgccccaggagctggggggacGCGGGGACCTGCTCTTCAACGTCGTGTGCAAGGAGTGTGGAGCGGGAGGCAAGGGCCCTTGTCGCCGCTGCAGGGATGAGGTGCATTTCGACCCCCGCCAGAGGGGCCTGACTGAGAGCCGCGTGCTCGTTGGGGGGCTCCGGGCACACGTGCCCTACATCTTGGAGGTGCAGGCCGTCAATGGGGTGTCGGAGCTCAGCCCCGACCCTCCCCAGGCTGCAGCCGTCAATGTCAGCACCAGCCACACAG TTCCCTCCGCAGTCCCTGCTGTGCACCAGGTGAGCCGGGCCTCCAGCAGCATCACTGTGTCCTGGCCACAGCCCGACCAGGCCAACGGGGACATCCTGGATTATCAGCTCCGCTACTATGACcag GCAGAAGATGAATCCCACTCCTTCACCCTGACCAGCGAGACCAACACGGCCACCGTGACCCAGCTGAGCCCCGGCCACATCTATGGCTTCCAGGTGCGGGCACGGACAGCCGCAGGCCACGGCCCGTACGGGGGCAAGGTCTACTTCCAGACGCTGCCTCAAG GTGAGCTGTCTGCCCAGCTTCCCGAGAGACTCTCCTTGGTGGTTGGGTCCATCCTGGGGGCGCTGGCCTTCCTTCTGCTGGCGGCCATCACCGTGCTGGCTCTCGTCTTCCAGAG GAAGCGGCGTGGAACTGGCTACGTGGAGCAGCTGCAGCAGTACAGCAGCCCAG GGCTAGGGGTGAAGTACTACATCGATCCCTCCACCTACGAGGACCCCTGCCAGGCCATCCGAGAATTCGCCCGGGAGGTCGATCCCACGTACATGAAGATCGAGGAGGTCATTGGAGCAG GCTCCTTCGGGGAGGTGCGCCGGGGCCGCCTGCAGCCCCGGGGACGGCGGGAGCAGGCCGTGGCCATCCAGGCCCTGTGGAGCGGAGGCGCCGAGAGCCTGCAGACGGCCTTTCTAGGCCAGGCCGCAGTGCTGGGCCAGTTTCAGCACCCCAACATCCTGCGGCTGGAGGGCGTGGTCACCAAGAGCCGGCCCCTCATGGTGGTGACGGAGCTCATGGAGCTGGGCCCCCTGGACAGCTTCCTGCGG GGCCCAAGTTGTATGCTTCGCTGGGCAGCCCCAGAGGTCATTGCACACGGGAAACATACAACATCCAGTGACGTCTGGAGCTTTGGGATAGTGATGTGGGAAGTGATGAGTTACGGAGAACGGCCCTACTGGGACATGCGTGACCAGGAG GTACTAAATGCAATAGAGCAGGAGTTCCGGCTGCCCCCACCTCCAGGCTGTCCGCCTGGATTACACCTGCTTATGCTGGACACTTGGCAGAAGGATCGTACCCAGCGACCTCACTTTGACCAGCTGGTGGCTGCGTTTGACAAGATGATCCGCAAGCCAGACACTCTGCAGGGAGCAGAGCACTCCGGCGGGAGCCCCAGGGACAG ACCCTCCCAGGCCCTTCTGAACCCCGCGGCCCTGGACTTTCCCTCTCTGCACTCCCCTCAGGCCTGGCTCTCGGCCATCGGCCTGGAGTGCTACCAGGACAGCTTCTCCCAGTCCGGCCTCCACACCTTCAGTGACGTGGCTCAGCTCAGCCTGGA AGACCTGCCAACCCTGGGCATCACCCTGGCCGGCCACCAGAAGAAGCTGCTGCACCACATCCAGCTCCTGAAGCAGCACCTGAGGCCGCTGGGCTCCGTGGAGGTCTGA